One window of Epinephelus fuscoguttatus linkage group LG9, E.fuscoguttatus.final_Chr_v1 genomic DNA carries:
- the LOC125894420 gene encoding uncharacterized protein LOC125894420: protein MVDVQEVGVSRLQKMFLHRWGLRASKTGQGGGAAGRKLYLKTRELLKTNKRRRGRSNVWESSQSGDMPPYSGTGGGNTQRKRSTTQQLKQEGPPVGRAQRARAKPTTKAKPTTSQPFPSPTLLPPKASYVPPASSLLHITSLPPPVPASPEEHFERLLEEMMMGLDILPNNNSAPHAQPLPSSSSSHAYASCGSTLAQNKQQGHSTANYEMPVLQHQGEGALSEILDDFLQSFEQHIDSCAAREEVEMGSRSCTESSQSHTVLSKDRKTKTPHNHNLQNKHTPGPVRHSQITELQKSDAAGRRPGHSHSRKASAPSAALSKHTEGSPGKVRAPAKRRRRRKNEYAFGINVKVRKSEPRSKAKAKTVHDQVDKQLQQMPVVKLERSVSLPAKVALQDGSCLEVKIPAKLKTTSSSAPCENLSEKDQPVSWSTKIYPIRSRFREACIMDSMPFLEPLVDKQPSSAGPPSHTGRPKKNGQFLSLSNDVSSAPPIQPQPVEPCGMDQQPERNKERHEEELTVQPQEEAESPRGVKRRAESEEETSDNSTVTKRVCFEQMAQPTPETHTLSSFSADIVCEVATRELGEVSSARDGLRREKGEAEPVWTKIKLTEQSLMDEEMESSGVTVKHFAPPSLHSEKEVRLGSTGSWEEEDDEDIDVIGGSSPTLDPVIINWSQSSEGEEDEDIDVVGEETDYESSSVFITVD from the exons ATGGTGGATGTGCAGGAGGTGGGGGTGAGCAGGCTGCAGAAGATGTTCTTGCATAGGTGGGGGCTGAGGGCTTCCAAGACGGGTCAAGGCGGAGGAGCTGCGGGCAGGAAGTTGTACCTGAAGACCAGAGAGCTTCTGAAGACCAATAAGAGGAGAAGAGGGCGCAGTAATGTGTGGGAGTCCAGCCAGAGTGGAGACATGCCGCCGTACAGTGGGACAGGAGGAGGTAACACGCAGCGTAAaaggagcacaacgcagcagtTGAAGCAG GAAGGCCCTCCTGTTGGCAGGGCTCAGAGGGCGAGGGCCAAACCAACAACGAAGGCCAAACCAACAACCTCACAGCCTTTTCCATCACCCACCCTGCTGCCACCTAAAGCCTCTTACGTGCCTCCAGCCTCGTCCCTCCTCCACatcacctccctccctcctccagtTCCTGCTTCTCCCGAGGAACACTTTGAACGtctgttggaggaaatgatgaTGGGCCTCGATATTTTaccaaacaacaacagtgcTCCACACGCTCAGCCTCTTCCATCCAGTAGCAGCAGTCATGCCTACGCCTCCTGTGGCAGTACTTTggcccaaaacaaacaacaaggcCACTCCACTGCAAACTATGAGATGCCTGTTCTGCAGCATCAGGGAGAAGGAGCGCTGAGTGAGATACTTGATGACTTCCTCCAGTCCTTTGAGCAGCACATTGACAGCTGTGCTGCCAGGGAAGAGGTGGAGATGGGTAGTCGGAGCTGCACAGAGTCTAGTCAGTCTCATACCGTCCtgagcaaagacagaaaaaccaAGACGCCTCACAACCATAATCTACAGAATAAACACACACCTGGTCCAGTCAGACACTCTCAGATAACTGAACTGCAAAAGAGTGATGCAGCCGGAAGACGGCCGGGACATTCACATTCACGCAAGGCTTCTGCTCCCAGTGCCGCTCTATCCAAACATACTGAGGGATCACCGGGGAAAGTCAGAGCACCGGCCAAACGacggaggagaagaaaaaatgaGTATGCATTTGGGATTAACGTGAAGGTGAGGAAGTCAGAGCCAAGGAGTAAAGCAAAAGCGAAAACTGTTCATGACCAAGTAGacaagcagctgcagcagatgcCTGTGGTGAAACTGGAGAGGAGTGTCTCGCTGCCAGCCAAAGTTGCACTGCAGGATGGCAGCTGTCTGGAAGTCAAG aTTCCTGCCAAACTAAAGACGACGTCATCATCAGCACCATGTGAAAACTTGTCTGAAAAGGATCAGCCAGTCTCGTGGAGCACAAAGATTTACCCAATCAGGAGTAGATTTAGAGAAGCATGTATCATG GACAGTATGCCCTTTCTTGAGCCACTTGTAGACAAACAACCGTCCTCAGCAGGCCCACCAAGCCACACAGGCCGGCCCAAGAAAAATGGACAGTTCCTCAGTTTATCAAATGATGTGAGCTCAGCACCACCAATTCAGCCACAGCCTGTAGAGCCCTGTGGCATGGATCAACAGccagagagaaataaagagagacATGAAGAAGAATTGACTGTCCAGCCACAGGAAGAGGCAGAGAGCCCGAGGGGAGTGAAGAGGAGAGCAGAGTCAGAAGAGGAGACAAGTGATAATTCTACTGTGACCAAGAGGGTTTGCTTTGAGCAAATGGCACAGCCGacgcctgaaacacacacactgagctcctTCTCCGCAGACATTGTCTGTGAAGTAGCAACCAGAGAATTGGGGGAGGTTTCCAGTGCAAGAGATGGTCTACgaagagaaaaaggagaggCAGAACCAGTGTGGACTAAAATCAAACTCACAGAGCAAAGTTTGATGGATGAAGAGATGGAGAGCAGCGGTGTCACAGTGAAGCATTTTGCTCCACCCTCTTTACATTCAGAGAAGGAGGTGCGTCTGGGGTCGACAGGAAGCTGGGAAGAGGAGGACGACGAAGACATTGATGTGATTGGCGGTTCCAGCCCCACCCTTGATCCAGTGATCATCAACTGGAGTCAGTCTTCAGAAGGTGAGGAAGATGAGGACATTGATGTTGTTGGTGAAGAGACAGACTACGAGTCATCGTCGGTCTTCATTACTGTTGATTAA
- the LOC125894422 gene encoding beta-crystallin B1-like, whose amino-acid sequence MSSGDKSKTSSQTDGKAAQSKKSEMGMMSYKMYVFDQENFQGRMIEISNECMNVCEMGMDRVRSLRVECGPFVGFEQMNFCGEMYILEKGEYPRWDSWSNCQKNDYLLSFRPVRMDPEKHKICLYEVGEFKGRKMEIMDDDVPSLFSYGFTDRVGSIIVSCGTWVGYQFPGYRGSQYLLEKGDFRHFNEYGARHPQFQSVRRIRDMQWHQQGCYTMASK is encoded by the exons ATGTCCAGTGGAGATAAGTCCAAGACTTCTTCCCAGACCGATGGGAAGGCTGCTCAGAGCAAGAAGTCTGAGATGGGAATGATGTCCTACAAG ATGTACGTGTTCGACCAGGAGAACTTCCAGGGTCGCATGATCGAGATCAGCAACgagtgcatgaatgtgtgtgagatggGCATGGACCGTGTGCGCTCCCTGCGCGTTGAGTGTGGACC CTTCGTGGGCTTTGAGCAGATGAACTTCTGTGGTGAGATGTACATCCTGGAGAAGGGAGAGTATCCTCGCTGGGACTCCTGGAGCAACTGCCAGAAGAACGACTACCTGCTGTCCTTCAGGCCCGTCAGAATG GATCCCGAGAAGCACAAGATCTGCCTGTACGAGGTCGGAGAGTTCAAGGGCCGTAAGATGGAGATCATGGATGATGACGTTCCCAGCCTGTTCTCCTACGGCTTCACCGACAGAGTGGGCAGCATCATTGTCAGCTGTGGAAC cTGGGTGGGATACCAGTTCCCTGGATACCGTGGCAGCCAGTACCTGCTGGAGAAGGGCGATTTCAGGCACTTCAACGAGTATGGTGCCCGTCATCCTCAGTTCCAGTCTGTGAGGCGTATCCGTGACATGCAGTGGCACCAACAGGGCTGCTACACCATGGCCAGCAAGTGA
- the LOC125894421 gene encoding beta-crystallin A1-like produces the protein MDRVRGVDALRQARSPTVGIKLKRQVLSKLYARQAVGAYHFRALPIKCQIGVKMYRTTRSPMMQPLVNSGMGMAPFFKVTVFEQEHFQGKCLEFTSECCNIQDCGLDNIRSIRVESGAWVGFEHHDFQGQQFILERGEYPHWDAYSGSISYHVERLMSLRPIYCASHQSSRMVIFERENFMGRSVEICDDYPSLQAMGWMMPEVGSMHVQCGAFVCYQYPGYRGQQYIMECERHSGDYQHWRNWGSHCQTPQIQSIRRIQH, from the exons ATGGACCGAGTCAGAGGCGTGGACGCGCTCCGGCAGGCGCGCTCCCCGACCGTCGGTATAAAACTGAAGCGCCAGGTTCTCTCAAAGCTCTACGCGAGGCAGGCGGTAGGCGCGTACCACTTTCGAGCTCTTCCAATAAAGTGCCAAATAG GAGTAAAGATGTACAGAACTACAAGGTCCCCAATGATGCAGCCGCTGGTCAACTCAGGAATGGGCATGGCTCCTTTCTTCAAG GTGACTGTGTTCGAGCAGGAGCATTTCCAGGGCAAGTGCCTGGAGTTCACCTCCGAGTGCTGCAACATCCAGGACTGCGGACTGGACAACATCCGCTCCATCAGGGTGGAGAGTGGAGC CTGGGTGGGTTTTGAGCACCACGACTTCCAGGGCCAGCAGTTCATCCTGGAGAGAGGAGAGTACCCCCACTGGGACGCTTACAGTGGCTCCATCTCCTACCATGTGGAGCGCCTCATGTCTCTGCGCCCAATCTACTGCGCT TCCCACCAGAGCAGTCGCATGGTCATCTTTGAGAGGGAGAACTTCATGGGCCGCAGCGTGGAGATCTGTGATGATTACCCCTCTCTGCAGGCCATGGGCTGGATGATGCCTGAAGTTGGCTCCATGCATGTGCAGTGCGGCGC CTTTGTGTGCTACCAGTACCCTGGCTACAGGGGCCAGCAGTACATCATGGAGTGTGAGAGACACAGTGGAGACTACCAGCACTGGAGGAACTGGGGCTCCCACTGTCAGACCCCTCAGATCCAGTCCATCAGGCGTATCCAGCACTGA